The Cervus elaphus chromosome 9, mCerEla1.1, whole genome shotgun sequence genomic interval CCAGGAGCTGAAACAATGTCTTTAGGGTGCTGTGTTGCAACTGGGGGTGCTCTTAAGCAAGGTGTGTCCTCAAGGGCAAATATGACTCCCCAACAGTTCTCAGGCTCATCCTATCAGCCTCACAAACCCAGTGGGGAAGAGGGTCCAATTTTCCACTTTAATTGCAAAGTCCCAGAGTTTAATGTCATTGGCCAGGTTGGGTCACATGTCCATCCCTGTACAAATAACAGAGGTCCAAGTATAGAATGCTCTGACTGGCAGGGCTGAGTCACTTACCTATCCCTGAGCCAATCACAGAGGCCACTTGGTCAGGACTTTGTCCTTGGAGGGAGAGGGACTACAGCGCTCCCCAAGTTCTCTGACCTGGTAACCCACAtatctttctcctccttcagtGAGCCCAGATCATCTCCACCCTGGGAGCCTGTGGTGGGCAGAGACCTCCCTCCAAACATGGACCGAGTTACCAGATATCCCATCTTCGGCATCCCTCACTCATCCCGCATGGCCGACAGTGACACCAGCTACACGTTTGAGCTGGTAGGCGTGGGGCCCATGGCCAGTGTCTGGAGCCAGGATGAGACACCAGCATGGCCCACTGACCATGAGGCCTCCCTGGAAATGACGCGGACAGGGACGTCCCGCAGCCTGCGTGTTTTCCCTGGCCGGACAGCCCCATGGCCACCCTGCCCAGAGGATAATGAGGATGAGGAGGTGAAGGCCTACCACCTGGAGGCCAGGGATACCCCACACTGGCAGCCACAGAACCTGGAGCGGGAGCGCCAGGCAGTCATTCGGGACCAGGCCGTCAAGAAGAGTGGCACGGTGGCCACGCTCCATGGTGCCCCTTACCACGGGGAGCCCGGGGGCCCCAGCCGACCACAGTCCATGCCCCTGGAGGAGAACGAGATCGACAGGGAGCAAATCGACTTCCTGGCAGCCAGGCGGCAGTTCCTGAACCTGGAGCAGGCGAACCCCCCACCTGGAGTGGCCCATGCCAATGCAAGGGTTCCCCGGAGCCCCCAGCCCAGGGTGGCCCATGCAAAAGCAGGGGTCTCTCGAAACCCCCCACCTGGGGTGGCCCACGTGAATTCAGAGGTTCCTCAGAGCCCCCAACCCAAAATGGCCCATGTAAATGCAGTGGCCTCTCAGAACTCCCCACCAGGGGCAAGTCAGGCCTCCAAGGCCCTGAGCAGGCCACACCTGGCCAATGGGTATGTCCTCCCAGTCAAACCCCAGGTGAAGGAGGTGGTCACGGAAGAGAAGAGGGTTCACCCTTTGCCCACCAGGTCTGGTGCCCAAGCCCTGGAGGACCCCGGTTCCCGGTCCAGAGAGGAGTCCCCAGAGCCCCTCAAGGAGACGCCCATTGAGCGGGAGATCCGACTGGCCCAGGAGCGGGAGGCAGACCTCCGAGAGCAGAGGGGGCTTCAGCGGGCAGCCAGCCACCAGGAGCTGGTGGAGATCCCAGCCAGGCTGCTGCTGAGCAAGGTGAGCCTGGCTGCAGCACCACGGCGGGACAGGGGCCGTCCATCACTCTACGTACAGCGGGACATTGCTCAGGAGTCACGGCGTGAGGAGGACCACCGGCGGGAGGGGCTGCAGGCGGGCCGGGCGTCCACACCCGACTGGTCCTCCGAAGGACCCCAGCCCAGACTCCGAAGAGTCCACAGCTCAGACTCCATCCTCAGCCCGACCCCAGATGCCCACACGTCCAGCCCGGCCCCAGAGGTGAGGAAGGTGAGCCGTATCCCACCTGATGCCTACCAACCGTACCTGAGCCCTGGGACGCCCCCAGGAGAGTCCCCTGCCTCCCACGCCTACCGCAGGCCCAGCAACCTCTCAGCAGATGAAGCCAGGCCAGTGGGCTCTCCCAAGGCTGCAGGGTCTCAGAGGCGTCCCTCAGAATCCTCTGCAAAGCTCTCAGGCATGAAGCAGGAGCCCCCCCGGCGACCCCTGCATGCCAGCAGGAGTGTCCTGAGACAGGAGTACTTCCATCTGCGGCCCCTGCGGTTCAGAGTCCCAGAGGAACCTGAGAGAGCTGAGGCCCCCCGAGTTTGGGGTTGGGAGGTGGAGGGGGCCCCAGCACTGAGGCTACAGAAGTCCCAGTCATCTGAGTTGctggagagggaagtggagaATGTCCTGCGACGGGAGCGGGAGATGGCTGAGGAGCGGCGGAGTGCTCTGTACCCTGAGGTCTTCTCAGATGAGTGCTGTGACCACGACTCTAGGAGCTCCTCCCGCACATCTGGTGAGGACGGGTCCTGGGAAAGGCTGCTTTGTGCAGAGTCTCAGAGGAGGGTGGCAGGAGGAGTATGAGGATGCCAGGAGAGGCTGAGGGTGGGGGAACGTCTGGGGGACTTCATCCACTACCTGGGTTGGCTGGTCTGTCCACTTGTCTGTCTGCTGAAGCAGTAGATTTTGGAGAAAGATGTTAACTTTGCCTTGAGTTTTTTGCTTTATGGATTTGGAGACTTTGTTGTTAGGTGCATAGAGGTTTACAGATGTTCTAGCCTCTCGATCAATTGCTCCTTTTTGTCAATGTGAACTGCCCCCACCCTGTGTCACTTTCTAGTGTTTTTCTCCTTGCATGGTCAGCCCATCTGTCGATCCAGTTTCTCCTGACTGGCTATTCTGATCAATCTGTCTATCAGTTTTCCCAACCAGCTGTCTGCTCTGTCTGTCCATTCATTCGTCTCCTTAACTGGTCCAGCCTCTCAGCCAGAATCTGAGTCTCTTGGGCTGAGTTCTCACAGAGGTTATGCCCTCAGGAGACTCTGGGACCCTCCCTGatgctctttccttccttcctctcccctcccccacccccaccaggcatCACAGGCAGCTACTCAGTGTCTGAGTCACACTATTTCACCCCCATCCACCTGCACTCGGACCTGGTGTGGACGGTGGAGGCCCCAGCCGAGGATGCTCTCcagcagagaaagaagaaggaacagTGGGTGAGTCTTGAGTTCTGCCATCCCCCTGGAGGCCTGGCTGAGGTCTGACTCCCCATTAGGGGCAGAGAAGTTCAGGTGAAGTGAACAATGGATAAACCAAGTTTCTCTTCATGTCTGGGCTGTATAAGCAGAGTCCCCACCATGAGGTTGTTACCCCTGAGCCAAAGGCTGAGGATGAGCTCTGCTTGGAGGAGAGCAGTGGCAGTCTATCAAAATGATCCttattattttcatgtgtttattaccATCAACATCATTTCTGATTATTATCCACATCACATGATGGATGTCTCAGGGCTCTGCAAGCACCATGCCTTTAACACCTGGAGGgatttttgtttcccttttgttGAGAAAGCCATACTTGCCCGTGCCCAGGGTCATacatggcttctcaggtggcgctagtggtaaagaacccacctgccaatgcaggagatgtaatagATGCAGGTCGGaacccggggttgggaagatcccttggaggagggcatggcaacccactctgattttttttttttaagttctaccagtttattgctaccaacccatctccctctaccctcatgcatgtgtgctcaggcatgtaaccccatggactgcagcctgccaggctcctctgtccatggacttttccaggcaagaatactggaagggttgccatttccttttccaccactccaatatttttgcctggaaaatcccggacagaggagcctagcgggctacagtccacagtgtcacaaagagttggacaggactgagtgactaagcacccatGCAGTGTCATATAGCCTGAGTTCCCAAGCCAGTACTTGAACCTAGGCCTGACTCCAAACACTACATTTGTAACCATGAGGCTGTCTCCTCTCTGGACAGGAACTGTTACACCACAAAGAATAACACTCTCTCCAGCCTTACCCATGTGGTGCTCCCAGTCTGGCCTAGTGGTTTGGGGCAGAGTGGAgcctggggacctgggttcaagtcccagtccgGCTGCTTGCTGACTATGTGACGGGCAAGACCCTGCCCTTCTCTGACCCTCAGTCTCCTCCCCTTTAAAATGAGTGTGATAATAAGAACATCCCCCTTAGAATCTTAGAGCAGGGCTGGCTGCAGCAAGAGCTCTGTAAATGTCAATTGTCTTTGTTATGATgtttacaaagagaaaacagtTGCTAATGATGGGCAATGCTTCAGTGAGGAGGCCAACATGAGGGAACAGCATGGTGGGTGGTTCTGAGTTTCGGGTGATTGAGGAGCACTTGGGGGACCAGAGTGGGCAGGGAAGGCCTTCCTTTCTGCCCCAAATGTGACTGTGCAGCGAGTCCAGTGGGGAGGGCTGGAAGGCCTGGGGGACTAACATGTGTTCCTTTTCTGTAGTATGCCGGCATCAACCCCTTGGATGATGTCAACTCGGAGGTGAGTGTGCTCCTGGGGCGAGTACCTgggccttcctcccctccccctgcatcAGTGCCCCCCATCCCCTGGCATCAGGGTCATGGGAAGCCTTTCTTCTGTGTGTGGGTACTTGCCCTGGTATCTTCTTGATTGGTAGTGTCTGCCTGAGGTGGACTTTTCTGTGATCTGCTTTTGATGCCTGCCATAGTCACAGACTGTGGAAAGAGGGTCCACCTGCTGCCTTTCCAGGAGATGGTTTTGGGGCAGGCTTGGCCCAAGACAGGGATATTTTCTTTGAGGGAGGGGTCCACCTGAGAGTGTATAGAAGGTCACCTACCTCAGTGGTTTTGTGGAATACATTTATAACcttctctgcatgcaatgcaggaaacttgagtttgatccctcggttgggaagatcccctggagaagggtatggcaacccactccagtgttcttgcctgaagaatcccacagacagaggagtctggcaggctacaatccatgggggtcacaaggagtctgacacgactgagcaactaacactttcactttcattttgatCTGAGTCCACAATGCCAGGCCCGGGCATTTCCCTCCCGTGGGGTTCAGCATGAGTTAGCACATTCCTTGGCACTGTTACTAGGAGTGGAGGGTCTGAAACAGGAGATGGCGGTCCTACTCTACCCGTTCTCCAGGCCTCTCCTAGGGGTTAGCGGTGGGGGGAGATATTTGGGGGCTTAGAGCCCTAAGGAAACTCCATGCCTCCTCTTGCAGATTCTAGAGGCCACACGGGTGACTCGACACAGGAACGCCATGGCAGAGCGCTGGGAAGCCGGGATCTACGCCAGCGAGGACGAGGACTGAGCCGGGGGCCGGCGCTGCCCTGGCCCTGGGGAACTGCTAAGTCCCTGCCTTAGGACCTAGGTGCCCATTTACATCCACACCTGAGAACCACACGTCTCGTGCTGACAGTCCCAAGGGTGGATGCATTTGTGGGGTGTGGGGTTTCTTTCCCGTTTTCATCTTCCTGGAGAAATTGCTGTGCTTTTGGATGACTCCTTCTGCTCCTGTGATTTTGCCAAATGCTCTTGAGTCCTGGGGGGAAAGAGACTGGTCCCCTCACCTCCTGATATAATTATTTCCGCTGGTCTGAGAGGAGAGACACCCtaacccttctccctctgggaagTCCCAAACTGACAGGGAAGACCTGCCTGGCTCCAGCCCTCGGAAACCtccagtctgagggaggaggcCTGAGCGCCCCAATCTGAGGGTTTCATAGCCCCCTCTGCAGCACACCCAGCACAGCTCTGACGTTATGGGATCCCATGGGGACAGTTCCCCAGCCCTGGGCATTGAAAAGTGCTCGATTTAGGGGCTTCTGTCCTACCTGAAATAAAGCAGCCCCTGGGGTCCCTGCCTGGAGTGGGCATGCCCTGAGCCTCCCCCTGCTTCACTTCTCCAGGTGACATCACTGTCCCCTCCCCAGTGTGAGGCATACAGAAGGTGCTCAAGTAGTGCTGGTTCATGAGTGATTGTTCAGTTCTCCCACGTGGCCCCGTCAGTCACTCTCAGAGCGCTTCTTCAGCGCCTGCTGGGTCCCCAGCCCCTCTGGCTTCAGGGGCGGTCGTTGGAGAGGGTCCAAGTTATCAGGCTCCGCACATATACCACAGGCACCACTCCCGCTGAGATCATTCCCGGGAATGACCCGGTAGTGCTGACGCTTGTGTGCCTGCCCTGCCTCGATTTCCTCCATGCGTGGGGGTAAAGCGATAGACCTCTTCCGCTTCCCCAACCCGGACCTCAGGGGTGAAACCCCAGCACCTGCGCCTGGACCCCAGAGGGACCCCGACGGCGGCTCCTCCCCCTCCGACCCGGACCCCCAGGCTCCAGACTAGGAGTAGCTGGGGATGCCCACCAGCAGGGTCTGTCCCCACccgctgccccctcccccccacggCCCCTGCCCACTTCCAGCGCCTCCCCGGCAGGCGGCCACAGGGAAGCCGCCACAGCTATTCTGAGAGCTATTCTTGAGAGCGGCCCACGCGGGGCGGGGAGGCGGTGCATCCAAAATAGCTGAG includes:
- the LOC122700049 gene encoding mitotic interactor and substrate of PLK1 — protein: MDRVTRYPIFGIPHSSRMADSDTSYTFELVGVGPMASVWSQDETPAWPTDHEASLEMTRTGTSRSLRVFPGRTAPWPPCPEDNEDEEVKAYHLEARDTPHWQPQNLERERQAVIRDQAVKKSGTVATLHGAPYHGEPGGPSRPQSMPLEENEIDREQIDFLAARRQFLNLEQANPPPGVAHANARVPRSPQPRVAHAKAGVSRNPPPGVAHVNSEVPQSPQPKMAHVNAVASQNSPPGASQASKALSRPHLANGYVLPVKPQVKEVVTEEKRVHPLPTRSGAQALEDPGSRSREESPEPLKETPIEREIRLAQEREADLREQRGLQRAASHQELVEIPARLLLSKVSLAAAPRRDRGRPSLYVQRDIAQESRREEDHRREGLQAGRASTPDWSSEGPQPRLRRVHSSDSILSPTPDAHTSSPAPEVRKVSRIPPDAYQPYLSPGTPPGESPASHAYRRPSNLSADEARPVGSPKAAGSQRRPSESSAKLSGMKQEPPRRPLHASRSVLRQEYFHLRPLRFRVPEEPERAEAPRVWGWEVEGAPALRLQKSQSSELLEREVENVLRREREMAEERRSALYPEVFSDECCDHDSRSSSRTSGITGSYSVSESHYFTPIHLHSDLVWTVEAPAEDALQQRKKKEQWYAGINPLDDVNSEILEATRVTRHRNAMAERWEAGIYASEDED